From the Chiroxiphia lanceolata isolate bChiLan1 chromosome 6, bChiLan1.pri, whole genome shotgun sequence genome, the window GCAGTGCTGCATGTGTGTACTGAGAATTGTAGATGCCTTAGTGCTCTGAATGTctttatgaaataaaagcaaaacaagtcaTGACCAGAATATTCTTGACAGCATTAAGCATGCCACACAAATCCATATCCAATACTTCAGCTCTGAAGGGTATTATTGCTAACACTGTGCTCCCCTTAGCAGGATTAGTAGGAGGTACTTAGCAGTTCATTGACATAAGAGCATCAGCGACAGCCATGAAAGACGGGAGCTATGGAATGAGGTGCAAAGAGCTAAGATTAACCCAAGAATCAGGCTGTAATTAGCAACCAAAAACCAGACCCCGAATGTCACCTGAATTCAGGTAAAACATTCTTGCATATTACCCTCCCCATTTTGGCTACCAAAAGTGCACTTTTCAAAGCAGCCATTACTGTACAGAGCAGTATTACATAATTTAAACCAAAACTGAGAAAGCACTTCGGGAAAGTAAAGTAACAAAACTTCCTGTTTTATATAGAAATCCATATATACGAAGCAACCTCTTCTGCCTTGCAAATCTCCGACTCGTGTGAGCAGACACAGAGGCCTCCCTTGTGCTTCCTTacagcttcagctgctgctgaaggtcATGAATTGACCCTGCGCTGCTTTGCAGTTTCTCTTGCACCAGTGGGTCTTCTTCCAGTTTGACCATTTCAAGCACTCCCTTGGTTCCAAGGATACATGGGAGACTTAAGAACACTTCACTGTTTATATTGCAACATCCCTGGAACAACACACAAAGAACAGTGTCACACGGTTACTTGTACGTGCCATCTGAAGCATGGACGTACACAAAAGaattgattattttaattaagcGAGGATATTCCATCATACGGCGTTTGGATGGGTCAAATTCCAGTTATTTTACATACTCTGCAGTGGGTTACTGTATAGAAACTGGAAAAGATTACGGTGCAGATAAAAATTTGTGAACCATGCCACACTTGGAGTTTTCCAATACAGATATATCATATCTCTATAACACAGGCAAAGTTTATATTATTAACACCCATTCCTTAGGTAGAACAAGCAGGGACACTTGATAGTACGGTATCATTAGTTCTTTTAAGACTGaccaaaataaagtaaaaaaatatagcCAAAGAGAGCTATCTGGggaacatttttcaaatattgatCCCATATTTACTTTGTGAGAGAATTCATTCAACTTATATCCCTATAATTCAAGTTTACACAGTagactgtgtttatttttaggaTCTGTATGGGAAATTTTAAACTGGAGAGTAACTACAGAATGTAAAAGACTTGTCACCCCTCTGTATCTGAATTTAGTTAAATTGttaaaaaactgttaaaaactTTATTTGAAACATAATGATGAAATTAGGTACGTGTTTGTACTCGGAAGAAtaagcagcagcttccctgcaCTGGGACATGCAAATCACCCTTTTGAAGGCTCTAATTTCAAGGGACAAGTATATGTTTCTACATGGGTTTTCTCGTCGTACAAAGTGACTTAATGCTTCAATGAAGCCTCTTAGGGttcattttaaacaaagttCAGTCTATAATTTTAAGTTAACCAAAGCTTCATAACCTTCGCCTCTAATTAAAGCATCAAGGAGTAAAAAGGCAGCTGTTTCAAACCTGGTCAAATAAAATACTGgcagaaatgcattttgtacTTTCATAAAAGATACTGAACTCTTTCAGCCTCtaaaaaaatctacattcaaTACTAAACACTCAGGAACTGCAATTCACACATTTCATTTGCCAAATCCAGCTATTGCAGGGGTGCTGGTCAGCAACCTTGAATGTATTTCCCTTTTGGACTTGTATTTTTGGGAGAATAATCCACTTTTAATATTGGTTTCAGATTAAAGCAGTAACTGATTTTTACCCATTTTTGGACTATATTTGAAAGCTGTGGTtggaaaaaagcaacagcagtAGCATTGCTTCAGACATGCCTGTCTGCTAAAATCAATGGTCACATCCagtataaataatataattacaCTGCCAACCAAAAGATATTAATAAGACATTTACCTTTGCCAGAGTGGATATAGAATGAACCTTTCTTCTATCTTTCAGAATGCTGTCAGTCAAATCAGCAACTGAGAGCCCAACAGACCAAGATCTCTGACCTTTTCCCTTCAGAACTTCCATAGCTCTATATATTAaccaggaaaaggagaaaaccacGATGTTTAGATTTTAATTATTCCTATTTTGGTTTATATGTAAAACCCAAAAGACAGATTAAGTGCACCATATCAGGTATAGTATACTATAAAAATATGATtctctgttttggaaaacaacagAATGGAATAaagaattgctttaaaaaatttctttacaatACTTTTTACCCGCAGTAGTAAcaattctcttttctgtcaaGAGGTGTAACTAATACACAGCTAATTGAATCAGGTAAATTCACCCaaagctgtgctttgctttgaagCAAATGCTTCCAACACAAGCTCTGAGAAAAGTGTGTCAGAAGgcttgtctattttttttttttttaacacacaaCTGAACTGGCAGCCTCTGACATTCCAGTGGATATTCTGGTGTCTTCTCCTTAGATTGCCACAGGCACAACTTTATtaagaacttcagaaaaacagtgaCCATATACACAAATATAAAGGACAATGACAACATGACCTACAATCTGCTATAAACTCAATGTATGAACATTTTAGAGCAAAGTTCACCCAAttcataaagagaaaaaggagaaactcTGCAAACATCAAGTACCTAAAcgtgaagaaaaggaaagggttATAATGGCATTACCTGTTGGCCACCTTTTCCCTTGAGTTACGAGCAGCCATTCCTTCTGTTTGATTTGCAGCTAAATTATAACTGGTCCACGATGATACTAAATAGAAAAAATCAATGCTTAAGTGCATATCTAAACAGTGACTAACACAGGTACCAGATAaggtgaggaaaagaaaaataaaaagaaaaattcaggcTTTCCaatctttccttcctccccaacTACCCAAATGTAGATGACAACTTTTTAATGTTCCCTGGAGTGATGAAATAAACTCTATAGTAGCACCTTGCCAGAGACACTTGCTTAAAGATGATTGAAGTAATGGGTAATAATTGTTAACAGTAGCAGTAACCTGCCATATATTATACcacatttccttcctctttcagTACCTCTAACCTGTATTCTTACTATATTGTtaaagccaaaaagaaaaccagcatgaggttggttggggggtttttgtgggtttgtaatttttggtttttttactgtgacAAATGTCAAATACTTCTGCTATCACTCCAGGTCTACAGACTTTGGTACACACCAAAACTGTCTTACTTAGAACCATTATGAAAATCTACCACTCATTACTTTTCTTATTaccttcattatttttctcaatTATTCTTTCAATATTCAATTACTCAAGCATTGCCAGGACATTACCTGCTCATAGTTATAAGAAAGTGTCGCTTTACCTTTGTCTTCCCCTTGTTCACCAATAACCCAGGCATCTTTTGCCAGCACCTCTGCTTTCAAAAGGTTTGTCAGTATGTACTGAAATCTCTCCGAGTCAAGATTGGCACCTACTCCAACCACTCTGCTTTTGGGAAACGTGCTCAGCTTCCACGCCACATATGTCATTACTTCAACTAAATGTGAAAGGAAAGGATGTTGCCAATGAAGGACCACTCACACAATTCAACACAACTGCAAACTCTGAATCACAATTACAAAAAACTCTGGACCAAGTTGTTTACTTTAGAAAATGCATAAGCATGTAAGAACATACTGGTAGTTTATTTCGACCTAAAATACCAAGTCAGGTGGGGAGGAggtgaaaaaaattcacagccCGAGTAAAGTTTTAAGAGAAATCAAGTGAAACTTCAGAATAAGCCACCACACTTCCCTATATCAAAAATCTCACAGGCTTGTACATTTAATTCAGCCagtgtttaatttattttcatttggcaAGCACTCTCTGCTCCATCTCCACAGCCCAAAAATAGTAGGAAGGTAAGAGTCACTTGAGAAGTAGACACAAGGGCTGTCTTCAATGCATTTACAGGACAGAGGCTCACACTTACTCCTTTCCCTTTTAAGTAGTGATCTTGCTTTGTCTTAGTTCATAGTATCACTGACCCAACAGATTTAAACCTTTCACCAAAATATAGCTGCAATATTTACTATGAACACTATACTTTGTATATTAGTAGCCTGTGAGTGTGATCATATGGCACATAACACACATGCATCTGTCCTTCCTGCACAGGGGAAACGTGTACATAAAAATCACAACTGACAAGGCAACAGCCAATGGATGTGAATCTTGTAGACACAGTCAGGTCGAAACTACATACAGAAACATACAGAAATACATACCTTTTATACAAAACAAAGtatactattttcttttatcttggtaacagtaaagaaaaaaccctcaaagaCAGTGTTCTGCTCAAAGCTGAAAACGAAAACATCTTTCAGAGTGGTAAGAAGTTCTGACTATGTGAGCGTATTCAGCagtaacatatttttaaaacaggccaaagaaaaagctgtgtaaGGGACAGAACATTTTGCAAAGTACCAACATACCTGGATGAGAAGCAACAAGGAGAACAGCATTCTGACTGTAGTGTGATATTGCTGGAATAATTCCTTTGAACAAATCCACATTGCTTTGTATGACATCGAGGTAAGTCTGAGCATTACCCAGAGAATTAACTGTAACTACCACGACTTTTGAatcagcagaagcagaaaaatctgaaaatacaaagaaaagaggtttttaaaatttatgtcaTTCTATTGAGTCTTGGATGCAACACGAAGAGCCATTCTAAAGGCTGAACTGCAGCATCCAGCTTAATTAGGGATTCTtcacctcctgtccctcccaATTTCCCCAGTGTGGAATTTGGGGCACTTCCACAGCACCTGTAAGACACAGCTCTCCCACAGAACTACTTTCCTGTTTTACAATTGCCAAACACAGAAGGCAGACTGCAATTTGTCCAAGGTTACATGGTAGGGACCAGCAAAAAATCTAGATAGCGTTGACAGATAAACTTTTCCAAGTTTTCTTggcaagagaggaaaaaaaatacatctctgAAAATCctccttcatttttattccaattgttaaagaaggggaaagatTTTACTCCTAATTTTTGATCTTATACCTCACTCAAGGACATGTAGACAATCATAAAAAGCACTTCAAGTCTGTTTATTAACTCCAGTAAAAACCCATGCATTTATTAGCCCAAGGAAACACGCAACCACGTTTGCTGCAGGAATTTGTAAGTCAAAGCTGCCCTGAGCAGGTAACTTTGAACATCTGAGTACCACACAGGTGATCAGCTTGGGCACAGCAACAAGGTGATTTGACTGTTGCACCACTTCTGGAACCAGCTGATGCCAAAGCAGAGGCCTAATGCACTGACAAACTGGAAGCATACTAAGTAGGATATAATTAATATCTGCTTGCCCTAAACCTAGATATAAGCATACTAAAATAACAGGTGGCAGTGTACAAGCATTTTGTAATACTGTAACACTACTCAGAGCACAGCTAGCAACAACATACAAGCTTTTTGTACCACAGCTAAATGTAAACAAATAATAGGCGACCACAAAGGCACAAACAGATTTGTGATACAGTTGCACAACCAGGGTTCAGGAAAAAAGTGTGCTAGCAGTAAAACCTGCAAGATAAGATCAAAGAATGTACAGCAGGCAACGCCAGTTGCAGAATAAGCAACAAAGATGCCTGGTGGAACCAGAACAAGTCCCTGTCTCGAAATCAAGATAAATTACAACAGAAGCACAAGAAAGCCCCTCATTTCCTCTTGCAGAGGGTGCAAGGAACATGCAAACGTGACACAGAAGCAAGGAAGAATGGGGAAGTTGCTCATTTCAGTTTCAGCTTTCTCTGTGGAAGAGCTTCCGAGTTGCACCGCCCCAAGCTCTGCAACCCAGCCCAAAGACTGTGGCCATCATCACTAATTAGAGAGACATGGCATCGACTCTGTTGAACTGCACGCTCACAGCTAACTGAGGACAAGATTTTTAAGAACTCAATGTTTGAATATGCAGTGACACTGATTAAGAACTAACTATTGGCATGTTTAATGAACATCAatttagaaaagcagaactttgaaaaattcctttatttatCAGCCTTTTTTACACTGGTCTCACAGCTCTCTCCCAATTCCctaacatacatatatttttcccccttctttccctctctctgcttctgACACTGAAGTATCAGCTTGGCTTCTATGTATTTCTGCATGAGTCCAATCTCAGCATCAGCCTCTTACCCTGGAAGCACAGACTAACATACTTCCACCTctataaacaataaaaaaagcctgaaataaaagctttcGAGCTTTGCTGAACCTTCCTTTCCAATTTTACTCTGAAGAGACAGAGGAGAGCGAGAAGCTATGAAAAGAATACATCTTTTACAAAAGACAGCCTGTATGCCTCTCTGTCTCCCCAGGTGTCCTGCTCTCATTAAAACAAgcacaagcacacacagaacAGCACTCGCTCCCATTCCAGAAACAACATCCAATACCTCTGCTGATCTCCACATTTGGCAGAGCAAAGATCTCCAAGTCCATGGTCCCTCCTTTTGCTGCACCTTCAGAAAGATCCAAAAGAATCACCTTGTCTGCAACACCCtgtatgaataaaaataacacagatcaacaagaaaacaaactgaaacttGTGGGAGTaaggaataaaacccaaaattCCTCCAATTCCAGTGTTTGTTGCACTGTgtacaaaccaaacaaaattacTGACCAAGATTACAGTcaaatcacaggaaaaagaatttaGTTTAGGAAAACTCTCCTTTTCCAGGGGACTAGGAGATCCCAATTGTAAGAGGCCACCACTCAGGCAAGAACCCTTTAATTTGTAAGGATTTTCAAAGTAAGGGAATTCAATATTCAATCCTTTGACTTAAAAAAAGCAGACTGAGAAAGTAGGGCAGAAATTAACACTTCTGCATGTCTGTAAGTTAACTGAAGAGGCAAATGACTTAAGCAGTGACGGGGCTGTTAAAACTGCTGAAGTATTTCTTAGTGTCAGACACTAAGAACTAGACTGGAAGCCTCTCTATTAATCAGGTCTGTTGCTATTTTTATACTATTTTGTAATTATGTACCTTTGCTGCAACTGCTAGCACACATGCAATGCCAAGATCTCCAGCTCCAACAacagtaattttattaaaacatcCTTCATTTTTGCCTCCAATTTTACTCCTTGATTTCATGTCAGTCTCTCctacaagtaaaaaaaaaaatcacaaatttaGGTGCTGATCCACACTGTATTAATACAAGTATTGCCGCTTCATAAAGGATCACGGTTGTGCCAGAGTTAAATCAAATTACacaaaccttttaaaaacagtGGTCAAGCCTGACTGCAGAAAATTCATCACAACCTGCAAGGTTGTAAAACACAAATATTCCTCTTTAGATAGGAATGTTTTTTCACTAAGTAGAAATATATGAGCATAACAATAGCAAGAAGTTAGACACTAACATCACACAAACAATGCTCCCTTTGCTACTGTTAGAGATGTGAATACATACCATGGTCAAAAAATTTGTAAAagatttcatattttgaaaagacATGCAAAATGGAATTTGATTAAAATACAACAACCTGAGGTTGCTTAGCCAATGCTACTGGCAACACAGTGATTCTTATTCTGAGTACAATGCAGAGAGACTCGTAACCAAAACATTTAAGATTGATTGCCTAGAAATGTGTATCATGTGCACACCACGTTTGAGCTCACAAGCAGTTTGTGTACACAATTAccagaagaaacagcagaaaagggtTAAAGGGAAAGGTTTGCACAAGCTGCCACAGATCACCATCCGTGATTGCACtaaataaaggaagaagaaaagactgaCCTGAAGAAAATGCATCAGGATGAAGAGTAACAGGACTGGAGCCATAAAACACCCAGGTACGGAGAACCTGGGAACTGTGAAATTCAGGAATTTTGCCCAAGACTTAAAATGGGTGAGATAAAGCAATGAGGCAAAATGCCAAATTGCATCCACTCCTGAAGGGTACAAAACACAAGTCCAAAATCAGCTTGTCAGCGCTGAACAAGGAGAACTTAAGACACATGAAATGAACTCCACAGCCAGCGTTCCTTGTTCTCAGTGCTGCACAGCAGTGACTGGGGTCAGCTGGGTCTCAGGGCTTGTGACTGAGTGTGAGATCTTAGACAATGCATGACTGTGATTAGGTAAAATAACTTGTTCAGAATAAAATCACATCTCCCTTCCATAAAATCTCAGACTGAGTTTTCCTGCAGTAATTTCCAAAAAATTAGTAATACCAAGTCTACAGTAGTTTTCAGTAGGCTTAAATGCAAACATCCAAAACAAGCTGCTTACTAAATAAAGAGATTCTGAGCTCTCTGTTCAAAGAGATACTTTTGActacacagagaaaacagaaaacactgtggACAGGCAAACACCAAAAATTCAGATATTAAAACTGTGTAGTGTTCTTTGTGATATCAAGTAATAACAATAAATGAATATATGAAAGAACATTAGAAACAAGTTCATGAAAACATCCACACCTTCTGTAATTTTTGCAATGTAGGACAGAAGTTCTGATTGCCTGGCTGCATCAGAGGATGACAGTGAATACAAAGGGAGCTCTTCCTCAAACTTTGCAATCATTTCCTTGATTAATCCAATGACAGTTGATTTAGGCTGAAATATAGCAATACAGAAGACAAAACTAGCTATTTCACATAGTGATACCAGCTGTGAGCTCCCATAGTTACACACAGTTTAATCAAATCATAAATATTGACACTCCTAATATTTACACGAACatttaagggaaagaaaagcatcacTTTTTGAAAAGATCCTTTTACTCCATACTTCTATTTGGAAAGTAATTTAACAAAAAGGAATTCTAAAATTGAAATTAGCAGTGTAACTAATTTTTGAAGGCATCCATGAACATATGGAAACCTTTGATATAGCCACATCCAGCATCACAAAAGGGACAAATCCTAGCTAAAGGAAGGATAGTTCAGTCTTCTCAGATGAGCTTAACTGTCCAGAGTTCTTGCAATTCAGCCCTTCTTCAGGCAAAATACACAGTGAAGTCAGTAAAAGTTCTCATAGGAATGTCTGTAtcaataaagtaaaatatagtCCATCCATTTCAGAAAGCTGGAATTCATCAAATCATTTTTACTGGTCTGGCAGTCCCATTTAAGTGAGTAATTTAACACAGTGCACAGAATCATTTTGCAACAGCATTGGCTCTAGAATCTCTGTGCTGTTTCAGAGCTCTGCCGACAGAGACATGCCCAAAAGGTAGAACCTGCCACTGAACTTTCCTAGGGATACTCAATTGGTCTAGTCCTATGACTCACTATTAACAGCAACAAAGTATCATGAGGCTTGCACTGCTTTGGAACAAACTTGGTCCCTTTTCTTcagcttaaaataattttccttcaaatcACTTACAACTTCCTTTACAATTGCTTCGAACTGCCTGAAAGCTGTAATTTCAAGAGACACAACATTCTGCTTCTCTTTGCATAACTactgcatatttaaaattaacaaaaaaaaatgcgGAAAACAAAAAGCCCTGAACCTTACTCACTCCACTCCACAGATCTCAATATGATACCATGCATTGTTCCCAAGTACTTCCCCCCCCCCGTCAGCCACTCCACCTCTTACATGGCTCCAGTTCTGCAGGTAGGGCAGATAAATCCTGCCATGAGCATCAACATGCTTTCCCACTGAAATGCCCATGTTTGCAGTTGGCTTCAAGAAGCAAATGGGGGGAGCAAAGGGATGAGAATCCAGAATCCACAGCTGAATAGGTATGTTATAGGAATTACCTGttcaacacaaaataaaagccattaGTAACTTCTGCATTGGGAAGAGGCACTAAAAATCAGTCATGTGTGTGATGTGATTTACACTTCataataacaaagaaaaaaagcctgagaGATAGCTTTCCAGATTCACACGGAGTATTTATGTTACTTAGGCTAGTTAACAAACACAGACTTGTCTGGATCAACTTGCAGTGCTACTGATCGTGGCTTTCTTAATATAATGCTCTGTGGTTGTTTTGCTTCCCAAGGTCCTCTTATCAGCCAACGTGTCCTCTTTTCCCAGCAAAGAAATCACTTAAAGGTAccatttcatatttattttacgACTTAACAACTAGTGCAAAGAGGCAGCTATTAAGAACTTTaccaaagttaaaaataaaaaattacctaCTGGTTATTTTTGGACACTGCCTATACAAGCATAGGGTTTGTATATATAGAGTTCACACAACCTCCATTAGAACCAAAGAGTTTGCCTACACAGTCTCAAACTACATGACTTTTtaatagttaattttttaatttcagcatcTGTTTTTGCATCTGCACCTGTTTTTGCGGAAGTGGCTTCTGCCAATTCATGCAAAATCCTTTCTAGCCCTCTTTAAAGAAGCTGCACTACTGCTAAGAGGCAGCACTCAACACATTTCACAATTAGATTCATAACCGGCAAGAAAATTTGATTTATCTTACCATATTTCACTGGAACAGTACCACTAAAATTCAGGAGGTCCTTCTGGGATCCATCTTTGAaggctgaaattaaaaatgtgattttaaaaaataataaatgctttCAAGTCTGTGATGGTAATCCCATCTGCAACTACCAATACACAACACcaatttttctttagaaatcaACCACACTGCCCCTGAAAGAGCCAAGACTAGAATGCTACAAAGGTCCCACCTCCccttttcagtatttccttaATGGAATCTTAATGAAAATTGCATCATTAGTCTGAAAAGCCCTTGTCCTGGGTAATTCTGATGTTGCAGGAATTTTCAGTCAGGCTGAGGGATGCTGGAAGTACACTCTATAAGATACAAACAGCAAAATGCTTTCAATACAATCatgaaaaatggggaaaatggtGTTACatataaagattttaaaacatcaaTCTTCTATAATTACTGACaagttgaaataaaatgaagtgaaTAAGTCATTGAGGCTTTTATATTTATGCACTCTTAGAAGAGTCAAAGTAAAGAcaggaacaaaactgaaagatatTCACACTCTTTAGGTTCTGTTATACACAGTCTGAATCTATGGCAAGTAAGAATCCCCACAATTAGTTCAAAGTAATTGTATCACTTCTTACTGTATGTGTTCATGGAGAATGTGAAGTTTGGGTATGTCTTGCTAACATTCTTCAGCTCTTCTATGGTCAGGTCTCTGAACTTAtactgggaagggggaggaaaaaaaaaaatcaggaaaaaaaagtttcacttCAAAGGCTTCTTTCTTTACCAGAGATAGCAAAAAGGATATGAGACAAGGCAGAAACACAAGAAGGGGAATGTAATAATTACTTGTGGTATTATAAGTAGTTTTGATGTGAAATACATTATCAAAAAGAACTGATTACAAAAAGGCTTTAAAAGTATCACAGGTCTGCTGTTGCTGCATAAGAACTCAAATTCTGAACATTACTCCTTACATACCATTTCTTTCCATTCACAGCTGTGTGAGCAGAGGTTTAGTAAAGTTTAGTCTCCTCTGCACACAATAActaaaaacaatataaaaacataaacctcttagaaaaagattattttattgctGACACAGTAAAACTCAGATCCACCTGCACATATTTTAGAAGAGTTTCATAAGATGTTGATTGCCACAAACATACTAAGTGTAAGTGATTAGcctctgagattttttttttccatttttatactGTCTTTGAGAGCTGAGAAAATTAATCACTGCTGCTTGAGATTGTCCCCAGCCAGTCCAATACCTGAACTTCCAAGAGATTTGCATCCTCCCACATCCCAAAGTTATGAACAATTTTCCATTTCCT encodes:
- the UEVLD gene encoding ubiquitin-conjugating enzyme E2 variant 3 isoform X1 encodes the protein MALAEEALRRQLGKYKFRDLTIEELKNVSKTYPNFTFSMNTYTFKDGSQKDLLNFSGTVPVKYGNSYNIPIQLWILDSHPFAPPICFLKPTANMGISVGKHVDAHGRIYLPYLQNWSHPKSTVIGLIKEMIAKFEEELPLYSLSSSDAARQSELLSYIAKITEGETDMKSRSKIGGKNEGCFNKITVVGAGDLGIACVLAVAAKGVADKVILLDLSEGAAKGGTMDLEIFALPNVEISRDFSASADSKVVVVTVNSLGNAQTYLDVIQSNVDLFKGIIPAISHYSQNAVLLVASHPVEVMTYVAWKLSTFPKSRVVGVGANLDSERFQYILTNLLKAEVLAKDAWVIGEQGEDKVSSWTSYNLAANQTEGMAARNSREKVANRAMEVLKGKGQRSWSVGLSVADLTDSILKDRRKVHSISTLAKGCCNINSEVFLSLPCILGTKGVLEMVKLEEDPLVQEKLQSSAGSIHDLQQQLKL
- the UEVLD gene encoding ubiquitin-conjugating enzyme E2 variant 3 isoform X3, which encodes MIAKFEEELPLYSLSSSDAARQSELLSYIAKITEGETDMKSRSKIGGKNEGCFNKITVVGAGDLGIACVLAVAAKGVADKVILLDLSEGAAKGGTMDLEIFALPNVEISRDFSASADSKVVVVTVNSLGNAQTYLDVIQSNVDLFKGIIPAISHYSQNAVLLVASHPVEVMTYVAWKLSTFPKSRVVGVGANLDSERFQYILTNLLKAEVLAKDAWVIGEQGEDKVSSWTSYNLAANQTEGMAARNSREKVANRAMEVLKGKGQRSWSVGLSVADLTDSILKDRRKVHSISTLAKGCCNINSEVFLSLPCILGTKGVLEMVKLEEDPLVQEKLQSSAGSIHDLQQQLKL
- the UEVLD gene encoding ubiquitin-conjugating enzyme E2 variant 3 isoform X2 — encoded protein: MNTYTFKDGSQKDLLNFSGTVPVKYGNSYNIPIQLWILDSHPFAPPICFLKPTANMGISVGKHVDAHGRIYLPYLQNWSHPKSTVIGLIKEMIAKFEEELPLYSLSSSDAARQSELLSYIAKITEGETDMKSRSKIGGKNEGCFNKITVVGAGDLGIACVLAVAAKGVADKVILLDLSEGAAKGGTMDLEIFALPNVEISRDFSASADSKVVVVTVNSLGNAQTYLDVIQSNVDLFKGIIPAISHYSQNAVLLVASHPVEVMTYVAWKLSTFPKSRVVGVGANLDSERFQYILTNLLKAEVLAKDAWVIGEQGEDKVSSWTSYNLAANQTEGMAARNSREKVANRAMEVLKGKGQRSWSVGLSVADLTDSILKDRRKVHSISTLAKGCCNINSEVFLSLPCILGTKGVLEMVKLEEDPLVQEKLQSSAGSIHDLQQQLKL